One window of the Natronomonas marina genome contains the following:
- a CDS encoding replication factor C large subunit, with product MVDWTETYRPTTLSEVRGNDKARDALKEWAETWDEHGEAVVLHGSPGVGKTSAAHALANDMGWPVLEMNASDARTADEIERFAGRAASNTTLGSERQLVILDEADNLHHHKDRGGAAAMTRLVKEATQPIVLIANDYYEMSSGLRSACRDIEFRDISSRSIVPVLRDICRREDVTFEESVLETIADRNRGDLRGAIKDLQSRVKDGAVLAEATEGERDRTEDIFTFLDAVLKEESAEEALQTAYNVDETPDDLLLWIEDKVPKVYEGAELADAYEHLADADVWLGRVRATQNYTYWRYATDNVAAGVASVRRSERGGWTRYGGAPYRSSRDSTRDYVAERIAKTAGVSTGTARREIVPYLAAMTHHCKNRELTVRMTARYELEAEHVAFVTGSGKTTNKVQGIVEEAEERREVEAVEHSGGAFAAVEGSAAEAESGEDDDGDDAGGTLADFGATDGTAAETDEGTANDGDDEAAESDDGQAGLSDFM from the coding sequence ATGGTCGATTGGACCGAGACGTACCGCCCGACGACGCTGTCGGAGGTGCGGGGCAACGACAAGGCCCGCGACGCCCTGAAGGAGTGGGCCGAGACGTGGGACGAGCACGGCGAGGCGGTCGTCCTCCACGGCTCGCCGGGCGTCGGCAAGACCTCGGCGGCCCACGCGCTGGCCAACGACATGGGCTGGCCCGTCCTCGAGATGAACGCCTCCGACGCCCGCACCGCCGACGAGATAGAGCGGTTCGCGGGCCGGGCGGCCTCGAACACGACGCTCGGCAGCGAGCGCCAGCTCGTCATCCTCGACGAGGCGGACAACCTCCACCACCACAAGGACCGCGGCGGCGCCGCCGCGATGACGCGGCTGGTCAAGGAGGCCACCCAGCCGATCGTCCTCATCGCCAACGACTACTACGAGATGTCCTCCGGCCTCCGGAGCGCCTGCCGTGACATCGAGTTCCGGGATATCTCTTCGCGCTCTATCGTGCCGGTCCTGCGGGACATCTGCCGGCGGGAGGACGTCACCTTCGAGGAGTCGGTGCTGGAGACCATCGCCGACCGGAACCGCGGCGACCTCCGGGGCGCCATCAAGGACCTCCAGTCCCGCGTGAAGGACGGCGCGGTGCTGGCCGAGGCCACCGAGGGCGAGCGCGACCGGACCGAGGACATCTTCACGTTCCTCGACGCCGTCCTCAAGGAGGAATCGGCCGAGGAGGCCCTCCAGACGGCCTACAACGTCGACGAGACGCCCGACGACCTGCTGCTGTGGATCGAGGACAAGGTCCCGAAGGTGTACGAGGGGGCCGAACTGGCCGACGCCTACGAGCACCTGGCGGACGCCGACGTCTGGCTGGGCCGGGTCCGGGCGACCCAGAACTACACCTACTGGCGGTACGCGACCGACAACGTGGCCGCGGGCGTGGCGTCGGTCCGCCGCTCCGAGCGCGGCGGGTGGACCCGCTACGGCGGCGCCCCCTACCGCTCCTCGCGGGACTCGACGCGGGACTACGTCGCCGAGCGAATCGCAAAGACTGCCGGCGTCTCGACGGGCACCGCTCGCCGCGAAATCGTGCCCTACCTCGCGGCGATGACCCACCACTGCAAGAACCGGGAGTTGACCGTCCGGATGACCGCCCGCTACGAACTGGAGGCCGAACACGTCGCCTTCGTCACCGGGTCCGGGAAGACCACGAACAAGGTCCAGGGCATCGTCGAGGAGGCCGAGGAGCGGCGCGAGGTCGAGGCGGTCGAACACTCCGGCGGCGCCTTCGCGGCCGTCGAGGGGAGCGCCGCGGAAGCGGAGTCGGGCGAGGACGACGACGGCGACGACGCCGGGGGGACGCTGGCGGACTTCGGTGCGACCGACGGGACGGCGGCCGAGACAGACGAGGGTACCGCGAACGACGGGGACGACGAGGCAGCCGAATCCGACGACGGGCAGGCCGGTCTCTCCGATTTCATGTAG
- a CDS encoding transporter substrate-binding domain-containing protein has product MAREFDVDRRAYLKTVGAGGLALGIAGCMGNGGNGGGGVEVAFTIQTGEQYGLGVREDDSARLEAVNAGLQAVRDDGVYDSLIEEYFGSGEDAGDVTEGADGGTGAGTIVAGTAPGFAPFEFNNDEGQLVGFDVELTEAVVARTDYEFGGFETFEFNSLIPALRDGNIDLIAAAMTITEERDEQINFSNPYYEANQGVLVQSDGDFSPESREDLEGRVVGAQSGTTGEDEVDKLIEDGIIAEDNKRTYDNYELAVNDLESGNIDAVIIDVPVAENFAQR; this is encoded by the coding sequence ATGGCACGCGAATTCGACGTGGACCGTCGTGCGTACCTGAAGACGGTCGGCGCTGGTGGTCTGGCGCTCGGGATCGCTGGCTGTATGGGCAACGGCGGCAACGGGGGCGGTGGGGTCGAAGTCGCCTTCACAATCCAGACCGGCGAGCAGTACGGACTCGGCGTCCGCGAGGACGACAGCGCCAGACTGGAGGCCGTCAACGCCGGCCTGCAGGCGGTCCGGGACGACGGCGTCTACGACTCGCTCATCGAGGAGTACTTCGGCTCCGGCGAGGACGCCGGCGACGTCACCGAGGGCGCCGACGGCGGAACCGGTGCCGGCACCATCGTCGCCGGCACCGCCCCCGGATTCGCGCCCTTCGAGTTCAACAACGACGAGGGACAACTGGTCGGGTTCGACGTGGAGTTGACCGAGGCGGTCGTCGCCCGGACCGACTACGAGTTCGGCGGCTTCGAGACCTTCGAGTTCAACAGCCTCATCCCCGCGCTCCGGGACGGCAACATCGACCTCATCGCGGCGGCGATGACCATCACCGAGGAGCGCGACGAGCAGATAAACTTCTCGAACCCCTACTACGAGGCGAACCAGGGCGTCCTGGTCCAGTCGGACGGGGACTTCAGCCCGGAGAGCCGCGAGGACCTGGAGGGCCGCGTCGTCGGCGCCCAGAGCGGTACCACCGGCGAGGACGAGGTCGACAAACTCATCGAGGACGGCATCATCGCCGAGGACAACAAGCGGACCTACGACAACTACGAACTCGCCGTCAACGACCTCGAGAGCGGCAACATCGACGCCGTCATCATCGACGTGCCCGTCGCCGAGAACTTCGCACAGCGGTAA
- a CDS encoding amino acid ABC transporter permease: MEFAPLQASDWAVVADNWWVLAQGLYVTVLLTVGSLALGFLAGFPAGATEVYGDGLLHSLVRGAGVLLRGTPIVVLIVLFFFGIPWPDIGSVGLGGWLLVDRFEINGQALLAATAALGFRSAAYQSQVFRGAIQSIDEGQIEAARSVGLSKLEAVRHVVFPQALRRSIPGFQNEFTIVLKDTSIAFAIGLGELLYRGYQLFLRPDVEAVAEVIIAISAIYFVLTFTTNRALDRLEARYAVPTGES; encoded by the coding sequence ATGGAGTTCGCACCGCTACAGGCGAGCGACTGGGCGGTCGTCGCCGACAACTGGTGGGTGCTCGCACAGGGGCTCTACGTGACGGTGCTTCTCACCGTCGGGAGCCTCGCGCTCGGGTTCCTGGCCGGGTTCCCCGCCGGGGCCACCGAGGTGTACGGCGACGGTCTGCTCCACTCGCTGGTTCGCGGTGCCGGCGTGCTGCTCCGCGGGACGCCCATCGTCGTCCTCATCGTGCTGTTCTTCTTCGGCATCCCCTGGCCCGACATCGGGAGCGTCGGTCTCGGTGGGTGGCTGCTCGTCGACCGGTTCGAAATCAACGGCCAGGCGCTCCTGGCGGCGACGGCCGCGCTGGGTTTCCGGAGCGCCGCCTACCAGTCGCAGGTGTTCCGTGGCGCCATCCAGAGCATCGACGAGGGACAAATCGAGGCCGCCCGCTCGGTCGGACTCTCGAAGCTCGAAGCGGTCCGCCACGTCGTCTTCCCGCAGGCGCTTCGGCGGTCGATTCCGGGGTTCCAAAACGAGTTCACCATCGTGCTGAAGGACACGAGCATCGCCTTCGCCATCGGTCTCGGGGAGCTCCTGTACCGGGGGTACCAGCTGTTCCTCCGCCCCGACGTGGAGGCCGTCGCCGAGGTCATCATCGCAATCAGCGCAATCTACTTCGTGCTGACGTTCACGACGAACCGGGCGCTCGACCGACTCGAAGCGCGGTACGCGGTACCGACGGGGGAGTCCTGA
- a CDS encoding amino acid ABC transporter ATP-binding protein produces MSRLLEFDDVYKSFGEEEVLKGISYGMDRTDVEVVVGPSGSGKSTLLRCVNRLTDIDDGDIRLDGESVYEMDVDDLRRRVGMVFQGFNLFAHRTALGNVTLGLRKVRGMGAEAARSLAEENLARVGMAEQADSYPAELSGGQKQRVGIARALAMEPELLLFDEPTSALDPELIGEVLDVMFDLADEGMTMLVVTHEMSFARSVADTITFLDDGVVAERGPPEQLFERPENERTRQFLGELDA; encoded by the coding sequence GTGAGCCGACTGCTCGAGTTCGACGACGTGTACAAGTCCTTCGGGGAGGAGGAGGTGCTCAAGGGCATCAGCTACGGGATGGACCGCACCGACGTCGAGGTGGTGGTCGGCCCCAGCGGGAGCGGCAAGTCGACGCTGCTCCGGTGTGTCAACCGGCTCACCGACATCGACGACGGCGACATCCGCCTGGACGGCGAGTCCGTCTACGAGATGGACGTCGACGACCTTCGGCGGCGCGTCGGGATGGTGTTCCAGGGGTTCAACCTGTTCGCCCACCGCACGGCGCTGGGTAACGTGACGCTCGGTCTCCGGAAGGTCCGGGGGATGGGTGCGGAGGCGGCCCGTTCGCTCGCCGAGGAGAACCTCGCCCGGGTCGGCATGGCCGAGCAGGCCGACTCCTACCCGGCGGAGCTGTCGGGCGGGCAGAAACAGCGCGTCGGCATCGCCCGGGCGCTGGCGATGGAGCCGGAACTGCTCCTGTTCGACGAGCCGACGAGCGCGCTCGACCCCGAACTCATCGGCGAGGTGCTCGACGTGATGTTCGACCTGGCCGACGAGGGCATGACGATGCTCGTCGTCACCCACGAGATGAGTTTCGCCCGGTCGGTCGCCGACACCATCACCTTCCTCGACGACGGCGTCGTCGCCGAGCGGGGACCGCCCGAACAGCTCTTCGAGCGCCCGGAGAACGAACGAACCCGCCAGTTCCTCGGCGAGTTGGACGCATGA
- a CDS encoding amino acid ABC transporter permease, with protein sequence MSERTVRGVELGEIPGTRRLLLFAVGVVFWGWLLVRWTHDLFVAPGVNTSDREPFVPPEIFANGAASLEKLAAGGGPLAGVYGTLAGLFDFLAFGMSVMPELATGARLTVLLTVLSILLGLVIAVPLAVARTYGGAVSRWVALTYTELLRGTPLLAQLFVLYFGLPTSQVVRLVPGVGTGIVPRAAVWVAVIGFTINSSAYQAEYIRSALQSVESGQMTAARSVGLSRLESIRHVILPQGLRYAIPGWTNELVYLVKYSSLAAFIAVTELFKRADSIASDTIRVIDIYLWVAILYLALVLTLSVAMSRFEARVSIPGVGSPGERD encoded by the coding sequence ATGAGCGAGCGGACGGTCCGCGGCGTCGAGTTGGGCGAGATTCCGGGCACGCGACGGCTGCTGTTGTTCGCCGTCGGCGTCGTCTTCTGGGGATGGCTCCTGGTTCGCTGGACCCACGACCTCTTCGTCGCGCCCGGCGTCAACACCAGCGACCGCGAGCCGTTCGTCCCGCCGGAGATATTCGCGAATGGCGCCGCCAGCCTGGAGAAACTGGCGGCCGGCGGCGGGCCGCTGGCCGGCGTCTACGGCACGCTCGCGGGTCTCTTCGACTTCCTCGCCTTCGGGATGAGCGTCATGCCGGAACTCGCCACCGGCGCCAGGCTCACCGTCCTGTTGACCGTGCTGTCGATACTGCTGGGGCTGGTCATCGCCGTCCCGCTCGCGGTCGCCCGGACCTACGGCGGCGCGGTCTCGCGGTGGGTTGCGCTGACCTACACCGAACTCCTCCGTGGGACGCCGCTTCTCGCACAGCTGTTCGTGCTGTACTTCGGGCTGCCGACTTCGCAGGTCGTCCGTCTCGTGCCCGGCGTCGGCACCGGAATCGTCCCGCGTGCCGCCGTCTGGGTCGCCGTCATCGGGTTCACCATCAACAGCAGCGCCTACCAGGCCGAGTACATCCGGTCGGCGCTGCAGTCCGTCGAGTCGGGGCAGATGACCGCCGCCAGGTCGGTCGGACTCTCCCGCCTGGAGAGCATCCGTCACGTCATCCTGCCGCAGGGACTCCGCTACGCCATCCCGGGGTGGACGAACGAACTCGTCTACCTCGTCAAGTACTCCTCGCTGGCGGCGTTCATCGCGGTCACGGAACTGTTCAAACGCGCCGACAGCATCGCCTCGGACACGATACGGGTCATCGACATCTACCTGTGGGTCGCGATACTCTACCTGGCGCTGGTGCTGACGCTGTCGGTGGCGATGAGCCGCTTCGAGGCGCGCGTCTCGATTCCCGGCGTCGGCAGTCCCGGCGAGCGCGACTGA